The genomic window tctgggcatattcacATTGGAGAAATCTGTGttgatgtcaaatgcaaaactagaaatataGGGAGCTGCACCGCAGAAAAAGGTGGTGTTTTATGACTGGCTTGTGGGATTAAATGCACTGATTATAGTCCCTGAAAAAgatcctatgcaaatgtgccattctgagcattatggatttcatattataatgttGATAAATGGTATGTCTAACTCTGTGGACCCAAACAGCTTTAACTTGTAAGTGCATTTAGGGGCACCTGCTGGAGTGGGCAAAGTCAGGAGAAAAGGGAGTACTGTGCCCACTGGGCAGGGCTTCTGGCGGAGCGATCGGActgggagccccggtctacccacacagcaaatcttggccatggaggccacaggTTCACCTGGGAGCCCTGGTCCACCTGGCAGGCAGATCaggactccaagtccaggtgggagtccAGGTCTGTCTGCTTGGTTGACCTTGCTCTGGGCTCGTGCCCCCAAAACACAGACTCTGTATCCTCCTCATTGCTCCCCCACAACACGCAGAGTCCAGGCCCCCAGTGATACTGCCTTGCAGGGATTCAGGTCAGACACAAGGAGGGCCTTCTTCACACCGATCTGTGGAATTAATGACCACAAGATGGGGTCAGGGCCACCGACTTGGGTGGTACGAAAAGGAGTCTGGAGGTCTGTCAGCTGCTGTTTGTGATGGCCGCACTTTGGCTCTTGGTGCTTGAGCCCCTGAGTGTTGGTGGGTGGCAGACgagcaatggtgggagatgaCCCTGCCTGTGGGCAGagccgctggctggctggctggctggcttggcAGCCACGGGAGAACCAGGCACTAGACTCCCAGGCCTTTGCTCCTTCCGCACCAGGAGCAGTGCGGCCGCTTCTCGCCTGCCCTGCTCTGCCACCAGCCGCTGCTCCTGTGCCTGGTGGTGaccctcctgtcctccccccagctgcagcGGAAGCGGCACATCGGCAACGACATCGTGGCCATCGTCTTCCAGGACGAGAATACGCCCTTCGTCCCTGACATGATTGCCTCCAACTTCCTGCACGCCTATGTGGTGGTGCAGGCGGAAAACCCTGGCTCTGGCAACACACTCTACAAGGTGGCCGTACGGCTCTGGGATGGTGCAGGGGCTGTTGGGCAGCCAGAtccctgggcagggaggggggcttgGTCTGTGACTGCCGGTGTTCAGCTCAGCTCTTGACAAGGGCCCTTGTTTTGAGTTCCAGAGTCCTGGAGAGGGGTGGCGAAGGGCATACCAAGCGGCCCTGTCATGCAGTGCCTGACCACACACTTTGCCAGGCCAGGGTTGGgggctgctgggtggcagatctTGTTAGCAAggcagctgcctctctctctcttggctTGCAGGTCTCTGTCACTGCCCGGGATGATGTCCCTTTCTTTGGCCCACCACTGCCCAACCCAGCTGTTTTCCGAAAGGTGAGTCATGCCAGCCGTCCTGAGCAGCTGATTCAGCATCTGCTCCCAGGCAACCCCCTCCAGGCTGTTTTTGAGTTGAGAAGGCACAGGCACCTGCTTCTGCTgcatttggtttttaaaattcagatttgCACAGCAGCAAGTGAGCTCGTCATACGAAGAATCCTCCATCCAAATGCGCTTTCCAGGTGAGGTGGCTGAGCCTCCCTCTCAACACAGACCTTGCCTGCCCCCCCAGCGCTTGGCAGCCCTGCCTGCAACCTGTCCCATCACCTATCACAAGCAGGCAGAGCCTTCCCCTCTGCAGTATTGGTGGGCATCCCactgcccggggggggggcctgaaaGGGCAGTGGCAGACAGACCCCAGAATGTCCCTCTGCTCTtcttgctccctgcctcctgaTGCAGGGGCCGGAGTTCCAGGAATTCCTTCTGACCAAGCTGATCAATGCCGAGTACGCCTGCTACAAGGCAGAGAAGTTTGCCAAGCTGGAGGTGAGAAGCTCTCACAGCCGCACCCCATTCTGGTGCTCGTGAGGATTTGCATGCGGCAACCATCCCCCAAGATGGCATAAgggaagcagaggtggggcttGGCATGGAGTCCCCCAGCAGCCCCATCTTCCAAGAGCTCGGCCTTGGCTCCTCACTTCAACTTAACCTGTCATCTTAAGGGGTGTCTTCTGCACGCCAGGCCTGGCTCAGGGTGCCCTCAGAGCAGAAGAGGGCCTGGTGGGGGAGGCTGTCTCCCTTCGGTGGCTCACTCCTCCCATCTACCACTCCTTCCGACTGGGTTACAGGGTCTTCTCCatcccttgcccccccccacccaccgcaGGAGCGCACGCGGACCGCCCTACTGGAGACCCTCTACGAGGAGCTGCACCTCAATAGCCAGGCCATGATGGGCCTGGGGGGCGACGAGGACAAGATGGAGAACGGCAGCGGGAGCAGTGGGGGGTTCTTTGAGTCCTTCAAGGTGAGGGAGCAAGGCGCATCCCCCGGGCCCAGGGGGAGAGCACCCCTTCCCTTCCAAGTGTTGTCAGGGGTACAGGACCAAGCCCATGAGCCTGAGTGCTTGCTGTAGGATTTGGCTCCTACTGCTGCAGACCCTGGGAGGGCTGCTGCTCTTCCAGGAGCCCCCTGAAGCCCCCCCTGGCCtcagtcccccccaccccactgcatttCCTGATGAAGCCACCCTGGTCGATCCCAGGTGGGTGCCTGGGAAGTACCGATATGTGGCAGTCTGGCCCAGCAGCCCCAGGAAGGAGGGAATGTGGCTCCTGAAAGTGGGGCCATCCCTTGCTAGAGAGATAATGACAGAACGAGGGCTGCTTTTCAGCGGGTGATACGGAGCCGCAGCCAGTCAATGGATGCCGTGGGCCTTGGCAGCAAGAGGCAGAGCACTGTCTCCACCAGCCACAGTGGCAGCTTCGGACACAACAACCCAGACATTGCCAAAGCTGCAGGCATAGTGAGtgtcccccctcctgctcacgccccctgccttcccttccctgtGACTCCTCATCTTCCTGTGCTGTCCACCTGCCTCCACCCCTCCCAACCCACCCCATCCTTCTTGCCTAGCCATTGCAgtacctcttcttccccccttctgccccaaagccgcttcccaggaaagttcACTGGGCCAGGGGAGGCCACCTAGCCCAGCACCACCCTGCTTGTCACAGAGGTCCATCAGCTGCCCCAGGGAGGAAGCTTGTcagcaggagagaaagtcaaGCCCCTGAGGGCTGAAATTGAGTGGACCAGGAGCTGCTCCCGGACAGGTCTAGTCAATTTCAGTCCACTGGCTGTAGTGGCTGCCCTGAAGGACTGGGACAAACAAGCAGGTGGGCTTCTCTACCCCTTTGATTCCTGCTTCTGTGCATTACTGAAGCTGCCAGTCCTGGCTTGAGCTGGCCCCACCTTCTGCTCTCTGGGCTCTCAGGCGGGACACTTTAGTGCAGTGCCTCAGAGCAGACACATGAGGGCGCCTTTGCTCCAGAGCCAGTAGCAGGGGACCGAGTAAAGCCTTTCCGCATAGCAAGACCTGATTCTCTGTGGCTCCCAGATAGCAGTGCAAAGATTGCTGTCTTCTATGTGCAAGGTTTCTAGTGCGACATGTACAAGTGCATGCACTCAGTCTCTTTGGCTTGATTCCCCTCAGCCAGAAGCAGCTCACTAGCCCCGTGACAATGTATTTGCAGTTGCAAGCACACGCCAGCTGCCATTGGCACGAGACTCCTTGCTTCTGCTTGTGTGGACAAATGGTGTGCTCACTACCCTGGTTTGATctcaagggcgggggggggggtggagtggcaGCCATACCAGCCACGTGGAAGGAAGTTGGGGTGGGAGAGAGCCCCACAGAGTGCTTCCATCACACATGCTGCCCTTCCTGGACATGGGGTGCTGGACTCCCCAAAACGTGTATAGCTTCCTCGAAGCTACTGTTTGTGTCCAAGGGTGGCTTGGCCTCTGTGTAGCGGCAGCCTGGCCCTGGGGGATGAGGTGAGGGAGCAGAGACCAGTGTAGGCATCAGAGCAGGGGACCTGCTGTAGGGAAGGGCCTGGGGCTCCTGCTGGCCTCTCCCAGGCCGATCCTGCTCCCATCGAGTCTGgcccccgcctcctcctccacctgcagCGCCCCTGCCTGGCAAGAGCCACTGCCCAGGTGCAGAAGAGCCTCCCCACTTGGCATCCAGCAGGTTCAAGCAGACTCTGTCGCAGCACTACTTCCAGCCACAAGGGAGCAAGTGGTGGGGCAGGAGTTTCCCTGCCAAGCACTGTGGAGTGAGAGTAGGCTGCATTTCACAGGTCTGGCTCAGGATGGAGGGGCAGCTGATGTGAGGCAGCAAGCCCCAGGTTTCCCCCTCCGCTGGCATTTCCCGCTAGGGATTGAGTGGCAAGGGCTGAGAACCCGATGCCTTGGAGAGGTGCTGTCAGTCCAAGTCCAGAATCTTGGGCTGGGTGGCccagtggcctgactcagcagCAGGATTCATCCCTGGCTCTTGAGCCCACTTGCTGCTGTGACCTGGTGGGGTCCCGGGGTCTCCTTCCCTGGCCTCTCCCATGCCGTCCGCACACCCACCGCctcccagggcaggggcctcaaGTGCCACATATGCTTCCGCTCAAGGCCCTTGTTGGGATGTTGACGACCAAGCGCCATTTTGTTTGCATGACTTTCTTcttgttttttctctttctttctctctctctctctctttctctcgttcctttgttcccccctccccacctgtctTTTTTGCACTCTTCGCTCGCTTGCCAGTCATTGCTTGTCCCTGGAAAAACGGCGAGTAGGTATGGACGTCGAGGCAGTGCCATAGGGATAGGCACCATAGAAGAGGttgctgctttctctctctctccttgcctctTTCCCCGTGACTGTCTCTTGCCcttgctcccctcgcctctggccCTCTTTCATTTGGCAGCACCCCCGCCCCCCAGGCTGTGCAGCTGCTCCTTCCACAATGGGCAGAAGTGGGAGACGTTCCCTGACTTATCCTGGTGGGAAATACCCCAGAGGGTGGGACTCCTCCTGCAGAGCTCTGGGAAGAGCTGCTGGTGACTCTCTGCAGATCATACCTGTGAATTTCAGCCACGTCACGGTCATCTGGGCTCCCTTCTCTTTTGGCCACTGCCCTGCACCCAGGTTCTCGAGGAGCGTGGAAGCCTGCAGTGTTGCCCTCCAGAGCACTGGTGCACCTCGCCCCTCTGCTTCCAGGAGAGAAGAGACTGAAACATGCTGCTGCTCGCCCGTGAGCAGTGGCCCAAAAGGGCGGCCCAGCTGTCTGTCTTTTGCAGAGGGCAGAATCTCTGGTGGGCTGCAGTTGTTGTTCTTCTTAAACAGCAAAACTCCCCTGGAACCGGCAGGGCTCCAAAATGTCGGGAGCTCTATAATGGCATCTTCTTGGCCATTCCCCCACACAAATACCCCTTCCCAGCAATTTGAACCAGCCAGGTGGGATTTGGCTCCCTTTGCGTTTTCTCTGGGGCTGAAGAAGCAGGAGAATCCCGCTCTAGGGGAAGCTGGCTGGATCTTTGAGCCCAGAGTTAAGGTGAAGTGGCCGGGAAGGCTTATTCCTGCTGCTACcttgttctcccctccccccatttcctgtCTGCCTCCTTTGCACATGGATCTCCTGCTCGCCAGCCCTGCTGTTGCTAAGAACTCGCTCTCACAACCACCACTGCCCCTACTCTTGCCACCCAGGGCACATTTTCAAAGCAGGAGAATGAGAGAAATCTCCACACAGCTCCAGCAAGAGCAGCAGAGCATGTGACGTATTGCCAAGTCATTGGCCAGGCTTCTGAGGTTGAAGAGACCCTGCACCCAGCTGGGCATTCAGTGAGAGGCTGTGCAAGGCTGGTGGGGTGGGCAGCTGGGCTAGAgagcccagggggctgcagggtctccTTCCTGCATTTCTCCACTTGCCCCCACCCCCCCTTCTTACTTGGGCTCTGGGAGGTTCTGGCCAAGTCAAAAGCTGCTTGCTCGTCCAGTTTTCAAAAGTCACTGAATGAAGTCACAGTTTTCTAAAGTCTTTGCTGCTGTGACTGCCTGTGTGGATTCTCTTTCTAATGGGTCAGTTTGCAGTTTGGGGGCTGATCTGGAGAAAATAGCTACAGGGATTTTTCACAGTTTCCTATTTGTTCTTTTAAGAATTGTATCAAAATATGcctggtattgggggggggggagccacagtTCCCTTTCTATCCTCTTTCTACCCTCCATTAAGCCCCCCCCACCTCATGCCAGTCCTCTGCCTCTCCTAGCAGGAGAGTTGCCCCTTGCAGTGGGCAGCCCTCTGTCCTGCCTAGAAGCAGTGTGTACTTCCCCTACATGCCTGGCTTCCTGTTCCCGCGCCTCCAACTactgggaggggggtaggattcaTATCTACTTTTGTCAACCACATGAGTCCTTCTTTGGATTTTCTTGATGTACCGGGGCAGTGAAAGAACTGACAATATAGTGGGTTAAAGAGAGTTAGTTCCCATGACCCAAGGACCCATGGGAACCCTAGTTTTAGGAGAATCCCTTTAGATCCAGCTTCCTCAATGAAAtagcatctggggggggggccttgcttGTATTGTGCCGTGTAGAACTGCAGGGTCCCAGATTTCCTGCCACATATCTGATTTCTGGCAGCTGCTGGAACAGGTTTCCCAGCATTTGGCCCTTTGCGGTCACAGGCTCTGTACTTCCCTCACTCAGGCCTCCCACCCCCTCTCCGAGTCTTGGTCTTCCTACCATGGGTTTGAATCTCTTCCAGTCTCTGATCGTCCCTGGGAAGAGCCCAACACGGAAGAAGTCGGGACCCTTCAGCTCACGGAGGAGCAGTGCCATTGGCATCGAGAACATTCAGGAGGTGCAGGAGAAAaggtggggctgggggggaaaggggggactTCCTGGCCACCCCACATCCTGAAATGGAAGAAATGAGGAAAGCtcaccccttttttccaaagggggggtCTTCTGTTAGATTTTTTTTGGTGGATTTTGTGTGTTTGTTCATTATGTTTAGTACAGTGgttagttcccaaacttttaagcacctggacctactttttaaaatgacactctatcaggacccacctaggtttaccagactttaaaatggtgatctagaaagaaataatattttattaataagtaataataaccagaagaaagatgctcaaacatttatcaacatttacgtgcttgcaaactgtaggagctgagttctttgcagggtaattaacagctacaatatctgatttttgaatagcctcatggcttgaggcaattagttatctgatcttttcatcaccctttggtgacccaccaaaaattaggtcatgacccaccagtgggtcccaacccatagtttgggaaccactggtttagtagGTAATCACTGAGTTTTTAAGAAAGTTTTCTTCATACTGCAATGCTTGAATTTTttggaaaagtggtttataaattaATGAGTTGATTCATGCCCCACAGGGAGAGCCCAACAGGGGCCCAGCAGACCCTGGACATCAGTCCCATAACCCAGGAGCCCAAGTCGGAACACTCATCCAATCAGAGTTCTCCAGAGATGCCCACCACCAAGAACAGGTCAGCGCTCAACATCCAAATGAGGGTGGGTCTCTGGGCCTCCTACTGTCCAGGAGCAAATATTGGCCAAATTTTAATGGTGGCCTCCCACAGCCCACTGTGAGAGAAGGGGTCCGTCCTTGCAGCAGTTCATCTGGAACCTGCTGTGGCTGGACTGGCAGAGGCAGGTGGCCCCTGTCCAGTCCTCATTGGGCCGTGTCTGCCCCAGCAGGCCGGACCCTGCAGCACAGAAGCCAGAGGCCCTGCGGGACTTCTCACGCTCCTCCTCGAGTGCCAGCAGCTTTGGCAGTGTGGCAGAGGAGCACGAAGGAGGTCCTGATGACAATCCCAGCATGGTAAGCAGGTCCAAGGACTCGATGACGAGTGCCATGGAGTGGAAGGCCCAATGGAGCCTGGAAGAGGAGGGCATCGTTCCTCCAGGCAGCAAGCAGAGCTGTGGCCTGCCGTGAGTTGTCTTGGGGGAGGGCACAAGGCAGTTTGGCTGGACTTCAGCATGGCTCTTTGTTTGCTTTCCTTGCCTGGTGCTTGGGAGGAGAGCAGGTTGGTGGGTTGGACTTCCTGGGAGACCTTGGACGGTGAGGCGATGAGCATGTTCTGGCACCAGAGGGAGGCAGCCCTCTTTGCTGTTCCACTTTGTATCCCCCAGGAGAGCCAGTCTTCAGGAACGCCACACAAGCGGGACTCCTTCATCTATAGCACCTGGCTGGACAACAGtctcagcagcaccagtgggggCAGCTCTCCAGGTAGCTGGCACTGTTGATGCCCCTTTCCCAGGTAGCCCTGCCTAAGTGGGAGAGCCAGTTGCACGAGCCTTGCTTGCCATCGGAGGCATTCCTGCGAGATAGGTTGGGGGTCCCTGTTCTGCACCCAGGGAAGCTAAGGGACAAGAGGCGTCTGGATCCAGCTCTGCATCGAGGCAGGACGACTCTTGCTTTCCAGAAGTCTGATCTTCCTCTGACCCAAGAAACTGGCTCCAGGCTTCGTTGCTTGCTCTGTGGTATAGGGGTGGGGGTGTTGTACACTCGTGGCTTTTGTACACCTCTGACTCCCCCTTCTAGGCCCTTCTTGCTCTCCCCAGCCAGACCCCGGAAGATCCGCAGACCCCTCGTGTCCAGAAATcaaaatccagctggaacaagcaGAGCAGCAGCCCTCCCACCTGGTGAGTGCCTCAGCGGAGATTTTCAGGGGGCCTTCAGTCACAGGCACAACCACAGCAGTCTGTTGGGGAGGCAAGGTCTGTTCAGGACCACAGCTAAGATGTGGGCCATGGGAGGGGGGGTAGGAGGTGGGAATGTGAACCAGTTTAGTAGTGAATTGGATTGGGGAAGTGTGCAGGATGgagccctgcttagcttcagcctCAGGCCATGCCCCGTGCCCCCAGCTGTGAACGcctgtcgccccccccccccagtccttatGTGCCCAGAGATCCTACCCTGGGTCCCATGGGTACACACTTGAGTGTGATGGGACTTTGAGTTGAGGCTTTTGATAAAGCCTCTGAGCATATGGAACAAGCccacaggaggcagcagtggcgcGCTGTAGACATTCCATGGGGgcagggggctggggctggggctggggcatgAGCTGATCCATTTTGTTGGCTGCTCCCGCTGTCGCGATTTTAACTTGGTCCTCCTTTACTGTGTGTCTGTTCATGCAGAGCTGCTAGCCGTGGACATGCCTCCCCACAAGGTCAGAGCCCTCCTTTGCTTCTCTGGGTTCATGTCAGCTCCTGGGAAGAGGCCCCTCCGCCCTCCTGCCATGCTGGTGCCCAGGCTGCATGATGGCCATCCCTGCCCAAAAGTGTAAAAGTGAGA from Tiliqua scincoides isolate rTilSci1 chromosome 9, rTilSci1.hap2, whole genome shotgun sequence includes these protein-coding regions:
- the RAP1GAP gene encoding rap1 GTPase-activating protein 1; this encodes MIEKMQGSRMDEQRCSFPPPLKTEEDYIPYPSVHEVLGREGPFPLILLPQFGGYWIEGTNHDLTGFLEAEQVQSPTSKVKLECNHMAKIYRKHFLGKEHFNYYSADAALGHLVFSLKYDVIGDQEHLRLLLRTRCRTYHDVIPISCLTEFPNVVQMAKLVCEDVNVDRFYPVLYPKASRLIVTFDEHVISNNFKFGVIYQKLGQTSEEELFSTNEESPAFLEFLEFLGQKVKLQDFKGFRGGLDVTHGQTGMESVYFNFRHKEIMFHVSTKLPYTEGDAQQLQRKRHIGNDIVAIVFQDENTPFVPDMIASNFLHAYVVVQAENPGSGNTLYKVSVTARDDVPFFGPPLPNPAVFRKGPEFQEFLLTKLINAEYACYKAEKFAKLEERTRTALLETLYEELHLNSQAMMGLGGDEDKMENGSGSSGGFFESFKRVIRSRSQSMDAVGLGSKRQSTVSTSHSGSFGHNNPDIAKAAGISLLVPGKTASRYGRRGSAIGIGTIEESLIVPGKSPTRKKSGPFSSRRSSAIGIENIQEVQEKRESPTGAQQTLDISPITQEPKSEHSSNQSSPEMPTTKNRPDPAAQKPEALRDFSRSSSSASSFGSVAEEHEGGPDDNPSMVSSQSSGTPHKRDSFIYSTWLDNSLSSTSGGSSPGPSCSPQPDPGRSADPSCPEIKIQLEQAEQQPSHLSC